In Lycium ferocissimum isolate CSIRO_LF1 chromosome 11, AGI_CSIRO_Lferr_CH_V1, whole genome shotgun sequence, a single genomic region encodes these proteins:
- the LOC132037293 gene encoding AAA-ATPase At3g50940-like, with amino-acid sequence MSSSSAESKMALAKTVLSTVGSVAATAMLVRTIVHDYIPPELHQYLYFGLRNIFTKFSNQLTMVIDEFDGLVNNEIYEAAVIYLGNKLSPNIHRLKVSKPEKEKNFNITMERNEEVIDVYNGQTFKWIWLCKHTESKHFYNPRDMNSTLKSEIRSFELTFHKKNKDLVLNSYLPYIMKEAKLQKHENKTIKIHTVDYEAMCCLRDMWKPVNLDHPATFETIAMESDQKDMILKDLERFVKRKEHYRKVGKAWKRGYLLYGPPGTGKSSLIAAMANYLNFDIYDLELTDLRRNSELRKLLVGTANKSILVVEDIDCTIDLQDNLANRAVVHSNGFNQQESKVTLSGLLNFIDGLWSSCGDERIIIFTTNHVEKLDPALLRPGRMDVHIHMAYCTPCGFKLLAANYLGIKDHKMFKEIEELIDTANVTPAEVAEQLLKEDEVEDALKGLINFLHKKIQEKEEEKAKKVEITQVKSVDEKKESDENGIKENEEEKGLPNGEVKTT; translated from the exons ATGTCCTCTTCATCAGCAGAATCGAAAATGGCCCTAGCCAAGACGGTTTTATCGACAGTAGGCTCTGTTGCTGCGACAGCTATGTTGGTCCGTACGATAGTCCACGACTATATTCCACCGGAACTCCATCAGTATCTCTACTTTGGACTCAGAAATATTTTCACTAAGTTCTCAAATCAGCTGACGATGGTGATTGACGAATTTGATGGCCTTGTCAATAACGAAATTTATGAAGCTGCTGTGATCTATTTGGGCAACAAGTTGTCCCCTAACATCCATCGACTCAAAGTCAGTAAGCCTGAGAAGGAGAAGAATTTCAACATCACGATGGAACGGAATGAGGAG GTGATCGATGTTTACAATGGACAAACATTCAAATGGATTTGGCTCTGCAAACACACAGAGTCTAAACACTTCTACAATCCCAGGGACATGAATTCCACATTAAAATCTGAAATCAGGTCCTTTGAATTGACATTTCACAAGAAAAACAAGGACCTTGTCCTTAATTCTTACTTGCCATACATCATGAAAGAAGCAAAATTACAAAAACACGAAAACAAGACGATCAAGATTCACACTGTGGATTATGAAGCCATGTGCTGTTTACGTGACATGTGGAAGCCGGTGAATCTTGATCATCCTGCCACTTTTGAGACAATCGCAATGGAATCGGACCAGAAAGACATGATCTTGAAGGATTTGGAGAGATTTGTGAAGCGGAAAGAGCATTATAGGAAAGTAGGGAAGGCATGGAAAAGAGGGTATTTGTTGTATGGTCCTCCGGGGACCGGGAAATCTAGTTTAATTGCTGCGATGGCGAATTATTTGAACTTTGATAtatatgatttggagttgactgATCTGAGGAGGAACTCGGAATTAAGGAAGTTGTTGGTTGGTACAGCCAATAAGTCCATTTTGGTGGTAGAGGACATTGATTGTACCATTGACTTGCAAGATAATTTGGCCAATCGAGCTGTTGTTCATTCAAATGGTTTTAATCAGCAAGAAAGCAAG GTGACCTTATCAGGTTTActgaattttattgatggattATGGTCGAGCTGTGGAGACGaaagaatcataattttcaCAACAAATCACGTAGAGAAACTCGACCCTGCACTATTACGACCTGGAAGAATGGACGTGCACATTCACATGGCATATTGCACACCTTGTGGCTTCAAACTTCTTGCTGCTAATTACTTAGGAATTAAAGATCATAAAATGTTCAAAGAAATTGAGGAATTAATTGACACAGCAAATGTGACACCAGCAGAAGTGGCAGAGCAATTATTGAAGGAAGATGAAGTTGAGGATGCACTTAAGGGGTTGATTAATTTTCTTCACAAAAAGATACAagagaaggaagaggaaaaggCTAAGAAAGTGGAAATAACTCAAGTGAAGTCAGTtgatgagaagaaagaaagtgatGAAAATGGGATTAAAGAAAATGAGGAAGAAAAGGGATTGCCAAATGGGGAAGTAAAAACTACATAG
- the LOC132036779 gene encoding proteasome subunit beta type-1-like isoform X1, which yields MTKQQANWSPYDNNGGTCVAIAGADYCVIAADTRMSTGYNILTRDYSKIIKLADKCVLASSGFQADVRALQKVLAARHLTYQHQHNKQMSCPAMGQLLSNTLYYKRFFPYYAFNVLGGLDSEGKGCVFTYDAVGSYERVGYSSQGSGSTLIMPFLDNQLKSPSPLLLPAKDAVTPLSESEAIDLVKTCFASATERDIYTGDSLEIVVLNADGVRREQMDLRRD from the exons ATGACGAAGCAACAAGCTAACTGGTCTCCTTATGACAACAATGGAGG AACATGTGTTGCAATAGCAGGTGCAGATTACTGTGTAATTGCTGCTGATACAAGGATGTCCACTGGCTACAACATTCTTACTCGCGATTACTCCAAGATCATTAAATT AGCGGACAAGTGTGTGCTGGCCTCCTCAGGATTTCAAGCCGACGTGAGAGCCTTGCAAAAGGTTTTGGCAGCAAGGCATCTG acCTATCAGCATCAGCACAATAAGCAGATGAGCTGTCCAGCTATGGGGCAGCTACTTTCAAACACCCTATACTACAAACGTTTCTTTCCTTACTATGCATTCAATGTTCTAGGCGGCCTTGACAGTGAAG GAAAGGGCTGTGTTTTTACGTATGATGCTGTTGGATCCTACGAGAGGGTTGGGTATAGTTCTCAAGGTTCAGGTTCAACTTTGATCATGCCTTTCCTGGACAACCAATTAAAGTCTCCTAGCCCTCTCTTGCTACCTGCCAAG GATGCTGTAACTCCACTTTCTGAATCAGAAGCCATTGACTTGGTGAAGACATGTTTTGCTTCAGCAACAGAAAGGGATATATATACT GGTGACAGTCTCGAAATCGTTGTATTAAATGCTGATGGTGTTCGTAGGGAACAAATGGATCTCAGGAGAGATTGA
- the LOC132036779 gene encoding proteasome subunit beta type-1-like isoform X2 — MSTGYNILTRDYSKIIKLADKCVLASSGFQADVRALQKVLAARHLTYQHQHNKQMSCPAMGQLLSNTLYYKRFFPYYAFNVLGGLDSEGKGCVFTYDAVGSYERVGYSSQGSGSTLIMPFLDNQLKSPSPLLLPAKDAVTPLSESEAIDLVKTCFASATERDIYTGDSLEIVVLNADGVRREQMDLRRD, encoded by the exons ATGTCCACTGGCTACAACATTCTTACTCGCGATTACTCCAAGATCATTAAATT AGCGGACAAGTGTGTGCTGGCCTCCTCAGGATTTCAAGCCGACGTGAGAGCCTTGCAAAAGGTTTTGGCAGCAAGGCATCTG acCTATCAGCATCAGCACAATAAGCAGATGAGCTGTCCAGCTATGGGGCAGCTACTTTCAAACACCCTATACTACAAACGTTTCTTTCCTTACTATGCATTCAATGTTCTAGGCGGCCTTGACAGTGAAG GAAAGGGCTGTGTTTTTACGTATGATGCTGTTGGATCCTACGAGAGGGTTGGGTATAGTTCTCAAGGTTCAGGTTCAACTTTGATCATGCCTTTCCTGGACAACCAATTAAAGTCTCCTAGCCCTCTCTTGCTACCTGCCAAG GATGCTGTAACTCCACTTTCTGAATCAGAAGCCATTGACTTGGTGAAGACATGTTTTGCTTCAGCAACAGAAAGGGATATATATACT GGTGACAGTCTCGAAATCGTTGTATTAAATGCTGATGGTGTTCGTAGGGAACAAATGGATCTCAGGAGAGATTGA
- the LOC132038165 gene encoding uncharacterized protein LOC132038165, translated as MSSFEINPSKWLFTWEAQSHISTLRLILFNPKFKPSSQCTNIKVNLIIEQSLLAVSFNETSVRVPVPRVLIDPEEPVHFRAFDDHIEVKLSLLLPVNHPLVAGLDLSDPDDKPGSDTCFPFSVNNEIKKLSAMEEVHFYCRNCSTKLTKGIRLFNEMPSVDWQDVADNWFGTCCCSFGGISEKLVRQFAKSYSCTTGVCLITGASVIVCKEDLIGCEFPEPKGDQTYDSEVNSAKMAENIGVKPSNGVVENVINGDSSTCIPLKLKDEDKMKSLAGVSSEANGHISNHSNGCCTNNHGERFSKEKEHEMNNELLDKQKIFLKGCLGDAFMLRHSNLSKDVKWIEFPCPKCSSLIGSYPSSTDNAPLDDGVRLYKYKISTCLPVHGLNDTFRDYTLERMFSRQLLEAAQDELSFRTVVRDIHTKSALSQIVLLNPNAWCYSGCCRHDMEPVAKINMYPIVKLLFSANIKGMELEHRKVEEWVTENQADEVYMLPSQVTELITNLEIANNMLPPSHMLLQGFYMSSLKR; from the exons ATGTCTTCATTTGAAATAAACCCTAGTAAATGGCTATTCACTTGGGAAGCTCAATCTCATATCTCAACTCTTCGATTAATACTTTTCAATCCCAAATTCAAACCTTCTTCTCAATGTACAAACATAAAAGTCAACTTAATTATTGAACAATCTTTGCTAGCTGTCAGTTTTAATGAGACTTCGGTTCGGGTCCCGGTTCCTCGGGTTTTAATTGACCCGGAAGAACCGGTTCACTTTAGAGCATTTGATGATCATATTGAAGTTAAACTTTCACTTCTTCTTCCTGTTAATCATCCGTTAGTTGCGGGTTTGGATTTATCCGACCCGGATGATAAACCCGGTTCAGATACATGCTTTCCCTTCTCAGTGAATAATG aaataaagaaattatcTGCTATGGAGGAAGTTCATTTTTACTGCAGAAATTGCTCGACTAAGTTAACCAAGGGTATCAG aTTATTTAATGAGATGCCATCAGTCGACTGGCAAGATGTTGCAGATAATTGGTTTGGGACATGTTGTTGCTCGTTTGGTGGTATTAGTGAAAAGCTGGTCAGGCAATTTGCAAAGTCATATTCATGTACAACTGGTGTTTGCCTTATAACTGGTGCATCTGTTATTGTATGCAAAGAGGACCTCATCGGATGTGAATTTCCTGAGCCGAAAGGGGACCAAACTTATGATTCTGAGGTGAACTCAGCCAAGATGGCAGAAAATATTGGGGTGAAACCAAGCAATGGAGTTGTTGAAAACGTGATAAATGGTGATAGTTCAACATGCATACCTTTAAAATTGAAGGATGAAGACAAAATGAAGTCATTGGCGGGAGTTTCTTCCGAGGCAAACGGTCACATTAGTAACCACAGTAATGGCTGTTGTACTAATAATCATGGTGAAAGATTTTCAAAGGagaaagaacatgaaatgaatAATGAACTCTTAGATAAGCagaaaatatttcttaaagGCTGCCTTGGGGATGCTTTTATGTTGAGACATTCCAATCTTTCCAAAGATGTCAAGTGGATTGAATTTCCCTGTCCTAAATGTTCATCTCTTATTGGATCATATCCTTCCTCCACTGATAATGCACCATTGGATGATGGAGTTCGGCTATACAAATATAAGATATCTACCTGTTTGCCTGTCCATGGATTGAATGATACATTTAG GGACTATACTTTGGAAAGGATGTTTTCACGTCAATTGCTTGAAGCTGCACAAGATGAACTATCATTTCGGACTGTTGTCAGAGATATACACACCAAAAGTGCACTGTCACAAATTGTTCTCCTAAACCCAAACGCATGGTGCTATAGTGGATGCTGCAGGCATGACATGGAACCAGTTGCCAAGATTAATATGTACCCCATTGTCAAGCTATTGTTCTCTGCAAACATCAAGGGCATGGAACTTGAACACAG GAAAGTAGAAGAATGGGTGACCGAAAATCAAGCAGATGAAGTGTACATGTTGCCATCTCAAGTGACGGAACTAATTACAAATTTGGAGATAGCAAATAATATGTTGCCACCGTCACATATGCTGTTGCAGGGTTTCTATATGTCATCCTTGAAGAGATAG